One genomic segment of Canis lupus baileyi chromosome 33, mCanLup2.hap1, whole genome shotgun sequence includes these proteins:
- the RCHY1 gene encoding RING finger and CHY zinc finger domain-containing protein 1 isoform X13, whose amino-acid sequence MNLQGKHKCIENVSRQNCPICLEDIHTSRVVAHVLPCGHLLHRTCYEEMLKEGYRCPLCMHSALDMTRYWRQLDDEVAQTPMPSEYQNMTVDILCNDCNRRSTVQFHILGMKCNICESYNTAQAKRISLDQQ is encoded by the exons ATGAATCTCCAAGGAAAGCACAAG TGTATTGAAAATGTTTCCCGGCAGAATTGTCCAATATGTTTGGAG gACATTCATACATCCCGTGTTGTTGCTCATGTCTTGCCATGTGGACATCTTTTacatag aacatGTTATGAAGAAATGTTGAAAGA AGGCTACAGATGTCCCTTGTGTATGCATTCTGCTTTAGATATGACTAGATACTGGAGACAGCTGGATGATGAGGTAGCACAGACTCCTATGCCATCAGAATACCAGAACATGACTGTGGAT ATTCTCTGCAATGATTGTAATAGGAGATCTACAGTCCAGTTCCATATATTAGGCATGAAATGTAATATTTGTGAATCCTACAATACTGCTCAAGCTAAAAGAATTTCACTAGATCAGCAATGA